Proteins encoded by one window of Streptomyces sp. ALI-76-A:
- a CDS encoding trypco2 family protein, giving the protein MEIELTKAVAAVRNELLEAAAQGAGEDLTFRVGPVELEFAVELRADAKAKAGFKAWVVSGDVEAGVGRARTHRK; this is encoded by the coding sequence GTGGAGATCGAGCTGACGAAGGCCGTGGCCGCGGTCCGCAACGAGCTGCTGGAGGCGGCCGCGCAGGGCGCGGGTGAGGACTTGACATTCAGGGTCGGTCCGGTGGAGCTGGAGTTCGCCGTCGAGCTGCGCGCGGATGCCAAGGCCAAGGCCGGATTCAAGGCGTGGGTGGTCTCCGGCGATGTCGAGGCGGGGGTGGGCAGGGCGAGGACGCACCGGAAGTGA